The proteins below come from a single Corylus avellana chromosome ca3, CavTom2PMs-1.0 genomic window:
- the LOC132174862 gene encoding scarecrow-like protein 28 gives MLAGCSSSTLLSPRHRLRSEAPAQLQACHFQLPSMSTQRLDLPCSFPRKDTSRSQPIRPVGLSVEKAIESKTNSCSLKQNIRLPPLATTAQTTSAQTAFIEAKREIKDEFWEKGKSLKRLAEQGSVDESCFSRAKRKKGGSDNGKSDDILRRGGGDGLSLGQLGAGNFWFHHPQVPFSLTCSGDEERICYVPGEVISPPLPLSNNPWVDSVVTEITDLGEKDGETSHKLVKEASGSSASSESQSLELRLIENVSEQEVGNGSGNPYSHEGTEEEAGEEDNNQGENQGFELVSLLAACVDAIGLRNIPAINHFIAKLGELASPKGGSPISRLAAYYAEALAIRVTRLWPHIFHINTPRELDRVDDDSGTALRLLNQVSPIPKFLHFTSNEILLRAFEGKDRVHIIDFDIKQGLQWPSLFQSLASRTDPPSHVRITGIGESKQELNETGDRLAGFAEALNLPFEFHPVVDRLEDVRLWMLHVKEQESVAVNCIFQMHKTLYDGNGGALRDFLGLIRSTNPKIVLMAEQEAEHNDPRLETRVSNSLKHYSAIFDSIDSTLPSDSSVRLTMEEMFAREIRNIVACEGRDRLERHESFEKWRKLMEQGGFRCMGIEEREMLQSQLLLKMYSCDNFSVKKQGQDGAALSLSWRDQPLYTVSAWAPVDVAGSSSSYSHPS, from the coding sequence ATGTTGGCTGGGTGTTCTAGTTCTACATTGCTGTCACCGAGACATAGATTGAGGAGTGAAGCACCTGCACAGTTGCAAGCCTGCCATTTTCAGCTGCCTTCAATGAGCACACAGAGACTGGACTTGCCATGTAGCTTCCCACGCAAGGACACCTCACGCTCGCAGCCAATTAGGCCGGTGGGCCTTTCGGTGGAGAAGGCTATTGAATCGAAGACCAACAGTTGTTCTCTCAAGCAGAACATCCGACTTCCGCCTTTGGCGACAACCGCTCAAACGACGAGTGCTCAGACTGCATTTATTGAAGCGAAGAGAGAGATCAAAGATGAGTTTTGGGAGAAAGGAAAGAGCTTGAAGAGGTTAGCGGAACAGGGCTCGGTAGATGAGTCATGCTTTAGCAGAGCCAAGAGGAAAAAGGGCGGCAGTGACAATGGGAAATCCGATGACATTCTCCGACGCGGCGGTGGTGATGGTTTGAGTTTAGGCCAACTGGGTGCTGGGAATTTTTGGTTTCATCATCCTCAAGTTCCTTTCTCTCTGACATGTTCAGGGGATGAAGAGAGGATTTGTTATGTGCCTGGTGAAGTGATTTCTCCTCCTTTGCCGCTGTCAAACAATCCGTGGGTGGACTCTGTTGTGACCGAGATCACAGACCTCGGCGAGAAGGACGGTGAGACAAGCCACAAGCTGGTGAAGGAAGCCTCAGGGTCGAGTGCTTCATCAGAGAGCCAAAGCTTGGAACTTAGGCTAATTGAGAATGTCTCTGAGCAAGAAGTGGGAAATGGTTCTGGGAATCCTTATTCACATGAAGGTACTGAAGAGGAGGCTGGGGAGGAAGACAACAACCAAGGGGAGAATCAGGGGTTTGAGCTTGTCAGCTTACTTGCAGCATGTGTTGACGCAATTGGATTGAGGAATATCCCAGCAATCAACCATTTTATAGCTAAGTTGGGTGAGCTAGCTTCGCCAAAAGGAGGGAGCCCTATTAGCCGTTTAGCAGCTTATTATGCAGAAGCTCTGGCTATACGAGTCACAAGGCTTTGGCctcatatttttcatattaacaCCCCTCGGGAGCTTGATCGGGTAGATGATGACTCTGGTACTGCATTGAGGCTTTTGAACCAGGTGAGCCCAATTCCAAAGTTTCTTCATTTTACATCAAATGAGATATTGCTGAGAGCTTTTGAAGGGAAGGACAGGGTTCACATTATAGATTTTGACATTAAGCAAGGGCTTCAATGGCCTAGCTTGTTCCAGAGTTTAGCATCTAGGACTGATCCTCCAAGCCATGTTAGAATCACAGGTATTGGTGAGTCTAAGCAAGAACTCAATGAAACAGGAGATAGGCTTGCTGGATTTGCTGAGGCATTGAACCTGCCTTTCGAGTTTCATCCTGTAGTGGACAGGTTGGAAGATGTGAGGCTGTGGATGCTTCATGTCAAGGAGCAAGAGAGTGTGGCTGTGAATTGTATTTTCCAAATGCATAAGACGCTTTATGATGGGAATGGAGGAGCTCTAAGAGACTTTTTGGGACTCATCCGAAGCACAAACCCGAAAATTGTCCTTATGGCAGAGCAGGAGGCTGAACACAATGACCCCAGATTGGAAACAAGAGTGTCAAATTCATTGAAACACTACTCTGCCATATTTGACTCCATTGATTCTACCCTTCCCTCGGACAGCTCGGTGAGGCTAACGATGGAGGAGATGTTTGCACGCGAAATTAGGAACATTGTTGCTTGTGAAGGAAGGGACAGGTTGGAGAGGCATGAGAGTTTTGAGAAGTGGAGGAAGTTGATGGAGCAAGGCGGGTTCCGATGCATGGGAATTGAGGAGAGGGAAATGCTTCAGAGCCAATTGCTGTTGAAGATGTACTCTTGTGACAACTTTAGTGTTAAGAAGCAAGGGCAAGATGGAGCTGCACTTTCTTTAAGTTGGCGAGATCAGCCTCTCTACACAGTCTCAGCATGGGCGCCGGTTGATGTTGCAGGCAGTTCATCCTCTTATTCTCACCCAAGTTGA